A genomic stretch from Nitrobacter winogradskyi Nb-255 includes:
- the ligD gene encoding DNA ligase D, which yields MPSRKLSTYRNKRDFSKTAEPSGGARIAPARQRRFVIQKHDATRLHYDFRLEYDGVFKSWAVTRGPSLDPAVKRLAVEVEDHPLDYGDFEGTIPKGQYGGGTVAIWDRGYWYADDPAKGLAKGDLKFALMGEKLRGEWVLVRMKNDRSGGKRTNWLLIKHRDDYARPGDGEDVLKQDRSVASNRTLEQIAEGKGKAPEPFMMTRRIAGSDAVWDSNKGVAARARARAERRPAKASAQPASTGKTTLKESRPQTARAHAIKSKMPDFAGLQLCEAATRPPSADSWVHEIKLDGYRIQMRIESGAVTLRTRKGLDWTDRFPAIAKAAAKLPDALIDGEIVALNANGDPDFPAMQAALAEGRTDALVYFAFDLLFTEGEDLRPLPLLARKDQLRKLLGRSAKSNRATIRYVEHFDVDGEQMLATARESGLEGIISKRIDAAYRAGRRGSWLKTKSRPGHEVVIGGWKTTGDKFRSLMAGVHNGDRLVYTGIVGTGYGRDTVKRIMPALKAAAASKSPFSGKNAPAGGRDVHWLKPELVAEIEFAGWTDDGMVRQAAFKGLRADKPAREVTAEMPTRAAALKLDKARPKATRPGTRAAAAARSDPTTSRQSRTSAARDRSTVMGVAISHPDKALWPDAGDKRPVTKHDLAAYMEAVGGWMIGHIRGRPCSIVRAPDGIHSETFFQRHAMPGLSDLVTQAKVSDDRKPYLQIDRVEALAAVAQIGGIELHPWNCAPDEYTVPGRLVFDLDPAPDVAFPDVIAAAREMRQRLEALKLESFCKTTGGKGLHVVTPLAIGPKDGLNWKQAKMFAQAVCEQMAADAPDKYLINMSKKQREGKIFLDYLRNDTKSTAVAPLSPRARPGATVSMPLNWAQVKTGLDPKRFTLRTAPDLLKKSKAWADYDSAARPLAAAIGRLVR from the coding sequence GTGCCCTCGCGAAAACTGAGCACCTATCGCAACAAGCGTGACTTCTCAAAAACCGCCGAGCCCAGCGGCGGGGCGCGCATCGCGCCCGCAAGGCAGCGGCGATTCGTGATTCAGAAGCACGACGCCACCCGACTGCATTACGACTTCCGCCTTGAGTATGATGGGGTCTTCAAATCCTGGGCGGTGACGCGCGGTCCCTCGCTCGATCCGGCCGTGAAGCGGCTGGCCGTCGAGGTCGAGGATCATCCGCTCGACTACGGCGACTTCGAAGGCACCATTCCGAAAGGCCAGTATGGCGGCGGCACCGTGGCGATCTGGGATCGCGGCTACTGGTACGCCGACGATCCGGCCAAGGGCCTCGCCAAGGGCGACCTCAAATTCGCGCTGATGGGCGAGAAGCTCAGAGGCGAATGGGTGCTGGTGCGCATGAAGAACGACCGCAGCGGCGGAAAGCGCACCAACTGGCTGCTGATCAAGCACCGCGACGATTACGCCAGGCCGGGTGACGGCGAGGATGTGCTGAAACAGGATCGTTCGGTTGCATCGAACCGGACCCTTGAACAGATCGCCGAAGGCAAGGGCAAGGCGCCGGAGCCTTTCATGATGACCCGGCGGATCGCGGGTTCGGATGCGGTTTGGGATTCGAACAAGGGAGTCGCAGCAAGAGCGCGCGCCAGGGCAGAGAGGCGGCCGGCAAAGGCGAGCGCACAACCCGCTTCAACCGGCAAGACGACGCTGAAGGAAAGCAGACCACAAACCGCCAGGGCTCACGCGATCAAAAGCAAGATGCCGGACTTCGCGGGACTTCAGCTTTGCGAAGCGGCAACGCGCCCGCCGTCGGCGGATAGCTGGGTGCATGAGATCAAACTCGACGGCTATCGCATCCAGATGCGGATCGAGAGCGGCGCGGTCACGCTCAGAACCCGCAAGGGACTTGACTGGACCGACAGGTTTCCAGCCATCGCGAAGGCGGCCGCGAAGTTGCCGGACGCCCTCATCGACGGCGAGATCGTCGCGCTGAACGCCAATGGCGATCCGGATTTCCCGGCGATGCAGGCCGCGCTGGCCGAAGGCAGGACGGATGCGCTGGTGTACTTCGCGTTCGACCTGCTGTTTACGGAAGGTGAGGATCTACGCCCGCTGCCGCTGCTGGCGCGCAAGGACCAGCTTCGCAAATTGCTGGGACGCTCTGCGAAATCGAACCGCGCAACGATCCGCTATGTGGAGCATTTCGACGTGGACGGCGAACAGATGCTGGCAACGGCGCGCGAGTCCGGCCTCGAGGGCATCATCTCCAAACGCATCGACGCGGCCTATCGCGCCGGCCGCCGCGGCAGTTGGCTCAAGACCAAGAGCCGCCCCGGCCATGAGGTCGTGATCGGCGGCTGGAAAACAACAGGCGACAAATTCCGCTCGCTGATGGCCGGCGTCCATAACGGCGACCGCCTCGTCTATACCGGCATCGTCGGCACCGGCTACGGCCGCGACACCGTGAAACGCATCATGCCGGCGCTGAAGGCGGCGGCCGCATCGAAAAGTCCGTTCTCCGGCAAGAACGCGCCGGCCGGCGGCCGCGACGTCCATTGGCTGAAGCCCGAACTCGTCGCCGAGATCGAATTCGCCGGCTGGACCGATGACGGCATGGTCCGGCAAGCCGCCTTCAAGGGACTGCGCGCGGACAAGCCGGCGCGCGAGGTCACGGCGGAGATGCCGACCCGTGCGGCGGCCTTAAAGCTCGACAAGGCGAGGCCGAAGGCCACACGGCCCGGCACGAGAGCCGCCGCCGCCGCACGCTCTGACCCGACGACATCGCGGCAGTCTCGCACGTCTGCGGCGCGCGATCGCTCGACGGTGATGGGCGTTGCGATCTCGCATCCGGATAAAGCGCTGTGGCCAGACGCAGGCGACAAGCGGCCGGTCACCAAGCACGATCTTGCCGCCTACATGGAGGCCGTGGGCGGCTGGATGATCGGCCACATCCGCGGACGGCCGTGTTCGATCGTGCGCGCGCCGGACGGCATCCACAGTGAGACCTTCTTCCAGCGCCACGCCATGCCGGGCCTGTCTGATCTGGTCACGCAGGCGAAGGTGTCAGACGACCGGAAGCCTTATCTGCAGATCGACCGCGTCGAGGCGCTGGCGGCGGTGGCGCAGATCGGCGGCATCGAACTGCATCCGTGGAATTGCGCGCCAGACGAATATACGGTGCCTGGGCGGCTGGTCTTCGACCTCGACCCCGCGCCGGATGTCGCATTTCCCGACGTGATCGCCGCAGCGAGGGAAATGAGGCAGCGGCTGGAGGCGCTCAAGCTCGAAAGCTTCTGCAAGACCACCGGCGGCAAGGGCCTGCACGTCGTCACGCCGCTTGCAATCGGGCCCAAAGACGGATTGAACTGGAAGCAGGCCAAAATGTTCGCCCAGGCCGTCTGCGAACAAATGGCCGCTGACGCACCCGACAAGTATCTCATCAACATGTCGAAGAAGCAGCGCGAGGGTAAGATCTTTCTCGATTATCTTCGCAACGACACCAAATCGACCGCGGTCGCGCCGCTGTCGCCGCGCGCGCGTCCCGGCGCTACCGTATCCATGCCGCTGAACTGGGCGCAGGTAAAAACCGGCCTCGATCCGAAACGCTTCACGCTCCGCACCGCGCCCGACCTTCTGAAAAAGAGCAAGGCATGGGCGGACTATGACAGCGCCGCGCGCCCGCTCGCCGCCGCGATCGGCAGGCTGGTGCGATGA
- a CDS encoding Ku protein has product MAPRANWKGFLRLSLVTCPVALFPATSESEKVSFNQINRRTGHRIKYQKVDSETGEEVDNDDIVKGYKIDTDTYLEVTKDELDNIALESTRTIDIDRFVPRAEIDDLYIVRPYYLVPDGKVGHDAYAVIRDTIKATGKVALARVVLTNREHVIALQARDNGLVGLLLRYAYEVREASDYFDDIKDVKITRDMLDLAAHIVEQKSGSFEPTAFEDHYEAALLELIEQKKAGHPIAKARARTEGNVINLMDALRQSLKGGNAERKETPAAAAKDKRSNKRSKKRVEGQREMLFPIEGKKAAKESKREPAKRPAKARAARKSPAARRKAG; this is encoded by the coding sequence ATGGCCCCGCGTGCGAACTGGAAAGGCTTTCTTCGCCTGTCCCTCGTGACCTGCCCCGTAGCCCTTTTCCCCGCGACGTCGGAGTCCGAGAAGGTCAGCTTCAACCAGATCAATCGCAGGACCGGGCACCGCATCAAGTATCAGAAGGTCGATTCTGAGACCGGCGAGGAAGTCGACAACGACGATATCGTCAAGGGGTACAAGATCGACACCGATACCTATCTTGAAGTGACGAAGGACGAACTCGACAACATCGCGCTGGAGTCCACCCGCACCATCGATATCGACCGGTTCGTGCCACGCGCGGAGATCGATGATCTCTATATCGTCAGGCCGTATTATCTGGTGCCGGACGGCAAGGTCGGACATGACGCCTATGCGGTGATCCGCGACACCATCAAGGCGACCGGCAAGGTCGCGCTGGCCAGGGTGGTGCTGACCAACCGCGAGCACGTCATCGCGCTCCAGGCGCGCGACAACGGGCTGGTCGGCCTTTTGCTGCGCTACGCTTACGAGGTACGCGAGGCATCCGACTACTTCGACGACATCAAGGATGTGAAGATCACCAGGGACATGCTCGACCTTGCCGCGCATATCGTCGAGCAGAAGTCCGGCAGCTTCGAACCGACGGCCTTCGAGGATCATTACGAGGCCGCGCTGCTGGAGTTGATCGAGCAGAAGAAGGCAGGCCACCCGATCGCGAAAGCCAGGGCCAGGACCGAAGGCAATGTCATCAACCTGATGGACGCCTTGCGGCAGAGCCTGAAGGGCGGCAACGCCGAGCGAAAAGAAACCCCTGCTGCTGCCGCGAAAGACAAGCGGTCCAACAAGAGGTCAAAGAAGCGCGTCGAAGGTCAACGCGAAATGCTGTTTCCGATCGAAGGCAAAAAAGCCGCCAAGGAATCCAAGCGCGAGCCCGCGAAGCGACCGGCCAAAGCGCGCGCCGCGAGAAAATCGCCCGCGGCAAGGCGCAAGGCCGGATAG